Proteins co-encoded in one Capsicum annuum cultivar UCD-10X-F1 chromosome 9, UCD10Xv1.1, whole genome shotgun sequence genomic window:
- the LOC107842898 gene encoding transcription factor AS1 translates to MRERQRWRSEEDALLRAYVRQYGPKEWHLVSQRMNTPLNRDAKSCLERWKNYLKPGIKKGSLTEEEQRLVIQLQAKHGNKWKKIAAEVPGRTAKRLGKWWEVFKEKQQREQKENNKVVDPVDEGKYDHILETFAEKIVKERSVPGLLMATSNGGFLHTDAPTSTPQTLLPPWLSNSSAPSTVRSSSPSVTLSLSPSTVPPTPTPSIPWLQTDRGPENAPLILTSFPHHGVAPPCGENPFITELAECCKELDEGHRSWTAHKKEAAWRLRRVELQLESEKANKVREKMEEIEAKMKALREEQKATLDRIEAEYKDQLAGLRRDAEAKEQKLAEQWASKHLRLAKFLEQMGCQSRLAEPNGGR, encoded by the coding sequence ATGAGGGAGAGGCAACGGTGGCGATCTGAAGAGGATGCTTTATTGCGGGCATATGTTAGACAGTATGGACCAAAAGAATGGCACCTTGTATCGCAGCGTATGAACACACCCCTCAACAGGGACGCTAAATCTTGTTTGGAAAGGTGGAAAAACTACCTGAAACCAGGGATTAAAAAAGGATCACTCACTGAAGAAGAGCAGCGTCTTGTTATCCAACTACAGGCCAAACACGGTAACAAATGGAAGAAAATAGCAGCTGAAGTACCAGGTCGAACTGCTAAAAGATTAGGAAAGTGGTGGGAAGTATTCAAAGAGAAGCAACAGAGAGAgcaaaaagaaaacaataaggTTGTTGATCCAGTGGATGAGGGAAAATACGACCACATTCTTGAGACCTTTGCAGAGAAGATTGTAAAAGAGCGGAGTGTTCCAGGTTTACTTATGGCTACTTCTAATGGAGGTTTCCTCCACACTGATGCACCAACTTCTACGCCACAGACTCTTCTTCCTCCGTGGCTTTCTAATTCCAGTGCTCCTTCAACTGTCCGATCGTCATCTCCATCTGTGACTTTAAGTCTCTCCCCATCAACAGTGCCACCTACTCCTACGCCCAGTATTCCGTGGCTACAGACAGATAGAGGACCTGAAAATGCGCCCCTTATCTTGACCAGTTTTCCACATCATGGGGTTGCCCCTCCTTGTGGAGAAAATCCATTTATTACTGAACTTGCAGAATGCTGTAAGGAACTAGATGAAGGGCATCGTAGTTGGACTGCACATAAGAAGGAAGCAGCTTGGAGGTTAAGGAGGGTGGAATTACAACTAGAATCAGAGAAAGCAAACAAAGTTAGGGAAAAGATGGAGGAAATCGAAGCAAAAATGAAAGCTTTGAGGGAAGAGCAGAAGGCAACTTTAGACAGGATTGAAGCAGAATACAAGGACCAACTAGCAGGCTTGAGGAGGGATGCAGAAGCAAAGGAGCAGAAATTGGCTGAGCAATGGGCCTCCAAACACCTACGCCTTGCTAAGTTTCTTGAGCAGATGGGATGCCAATCAAGACTTGCAGAACCTAATGGTGGCCGCTGA